A window of the Kineosporia corallincola genome harbors these coding sequences:
- a CDS encoding CpaF family protein: protein MSLGDRLARARAERAEFSGTRSGVAGPSSSTVGTRRRDRPTDPFAELRRTVHETLLEGLGPKLYDARLSQTELEQRVRQTLHEVLHAGQIPLTVADRTRIAGEIADDILGLGPIEPFLRDPDVTEIMVNGPGQIYVERGGRIHPVDGRFTDEAHLRRTIDKIVGRVGRRVDEASPMVDARLHDGSRVNAIIPPLAVDGSLLTIRKFATDPFGIDDLIQLGTLTRAVAEVLADCVRGRLNILVSGGTGAGKTTTLNVLSGFIPETERVVTIEDAAELQLHQEHVLRLESRPPNIEGRGEVSIRQLVRNALRMRPDRIIVGEIRDAAALDMLQAMNVGHDGSICTVHANSPRDVLSRVETMVLTAGLDLPVRAIREQVSGALDLIVQQARFPDGSRRITAVTEVIGMEGDVITVQDVFTYDYSGPGGLRWTGLRPAFLDKLGRSGIRLDPRSFGR, encoded by the coding sequence GTGAGCCTGGGCGACCGGCTGGCCCGGGCCCGGGCCGAGCGCGCCGAGTTCTCCGGCACCCGCTCCGGGGTGGCGGGGCCCTCGTCGTCCACCGTTGGAACCCGGCGCCGCGACCGGCCCACGGACCCGTTCGCCGAGCTGCGCCGCACCGTGCACGAGACCCTCCTGGAGGGCCTGGGCCCGAAACTGTACGACGCCCGGCTCAGCCAGACCGAGCTGGAACAGCGGGTGCGGCAGACCCTGCACGAGGTGCTGCACGCCGGGCAGATCCCGCTGACCGTGGCCGACCGGACCCGGATCGCCGGCGAGATCGCCGACGACATCCTCGGTCTCGGCCCGATCGAGCCGTTCCTGCGCGACCCGGACGTCACCGAGATCATGGTGAACGGGCCGGGGCAGATCTACGTCGAGCGGGGCGGGCGCATCCACCCGGTGGACGGCCGGTTCACCGACGAGGCCCATCTGCGGCGCACCATCGACAAGATCGTCGGGCGGGTCGGGCGGCGGGTCGACGAGGCCAGCCCGATGGTCGACGCCCGGCTGCACGACGGCAGCCGGGTGAACGCGATCATCCCCCCGCTGGCGGTGGACGGCTCGCTGCTGACGATCCGCAAGTTCGCCACCGACCCGTTCGGCATCGACGACCTGATCCAGCTCGGCACCCTCACCCGGGCAGTGGCCGAGGTGCTCGCCGACTGTGTGCGCGGACGGCTGAACATCCTGGTCAGCGGCGGCACCGGGGCCGGCAAGACGACCACCCTGAACGTGCTGTCCGGGTTCATCCCGGAGACCGAGCGGGTGGTCACCATCGAAGACGCCGCGGAGCTCCAGCTGCACCAGGAACACGTGCTGCGCCTGGAGTCCCGGCCGCCGAACATCGAGGGCCGGGGCGAGGTCTCGATCCGCCAGCTGGTGCGCAACGCGCTGCGCATGCGGCCCGACCGGATCATCGTCGGTGAGATCCGGGACGCCGCCGCGCTCGACATGCTCCAGGCGATGAACGTGGGCCACGACGGCTCGATCTGCACGGTGCACGCGAACTCACCGCGCGACGTGCTCTCCCGGGTCGAGACGATGGTGCTGACGGCCGGCCTCGACCTGCCGGTGCGGGCGATCCGCGAGCAGGTGTCGGGCGCCCTCGACCTGATCGTGCAGCAGGCCCGGTTCCCCGACGGCTCACGCCGGATCACCGCCGTCACCGAGGTGATCGGCATGGAGGGCGACGTGATCACCGTGCAGGACGTCTTCACCTACGACTACTCCGGCCCGGGCGGGCTGCGCTGGACCGGCCTGCGCCCGGCCTTCCTGGACAAGCTGGGCCGTTCCGGGATCCGGCTCGATCCGCGCTCTTTCGGGAGGTGA
- a CDS encoding AAA family ATPase: protein MSGEAVFFDPHPPVGAALRDGTGGSGPVFSDVLDLREHVGAMTDADTLVLGPDVDEREAFGVAHLLREHRPHAEVILVRHEITTPLLQEALRTRMSAVVDHRDTLRLRAEVRRSLSRVAPEQPPRGTPGRRGRVLTVFSAKGGCGKTVLAVNLAAALADRGHRRVCLVDLDLAFGDVAVTMQLYPAHTIADAVPLGDGIDSTAVAAMLTQHSAGLSAIVAPTEPSAAESISPQLVSHLIEVLRDEFDHVVVDTAPRFDDHALAALDVSDLITLVVTPDVPALKTLKVTVETLLELGYPPGRLRLLLNRSDSRVGISHAEVERTAGLPLAGQVPSSRDVPSSVNRGVPIVQDDPRHPVSQAVTRFARDQVTGSTQEGRESREGRERRGRRRFRR, encoded by the coding sequence GTGAGCGGGGAGGCCGTGTTCTTCGACCCGCACCCACCGGTCGGGGCGGCACTGCGCGACGGAACCGGCGGCAGTGGGCCGGTGTTCAGCGACGTCCTCGATCTGCGGGAGCACGTGGGCGCGATGACCGACGCCGACACCCTGGTGCTCGGGCCGGACGTGGACGAGCGCGAGGCCTTCGGCGTGGCGCACCTGCTGCGGGAGCACCGGCCGCACGCCGAGGTGATCCTGGTACGGCACGAGATCACCACACCGCTGCTCCAGGAGGCGTTGCGCACCCGGATGTCGGCCGTGGTCGACCACCGCGACACGCTGCGGCTGCGGGCCGAGGTGCGCCGCAGCCTGAGCCGGGTCGCGCCGGAGCAGCCACCACGCGGGACGCCGGGCCGCCGGGGCCGCGTGCTCACCGTGTTCTCGGCGAAAGGTGGCTGCGGCAAGACGGTTCTGGCGGTGAACCTGGCCGCGGCCCTGGCCGACCGCGGGCACCGCCGGGTCTGCCTGGTCGACCTCGACCTGGCCTTCGGCGACGTGGCCGTCACCATGCAGCTGTATCCGGCGCACACCATCGCCGACGCGGTGCCGCTCGGCGACGGCATCGACTCCACGGCGGTGGCCGCGATGCTGACCCAGCACTCCGCCGGGCTCAGCGCGATCGTCGCGCCGACCGAGCCGAGCGCCGCGGAATCGATCTCCCCGCAGCTGGTCTCGCACCTGATCGAGGTGCTGCGCGACGAGTTCGACCACGTGGTGGTGGACACCGCGCCCCGGTTCGACGACCACGCGCTGGCGGCGCTCGACGTGTCCGACCTGATCACGCTCGTGGTCACACCGGACGTGCCGGCCCTGAAGACGCTGAAGGTCACCGTGGAGACGCTGCTGGAGCTCGGCTACCCGCCCGGCCGGCTGCGGCTGCTGCTGAACCGCTCGGACTCCCGGGTCGGGATCAGCCACGCCGAGGTGGAACGCACCGCCGGCCTGCCGCTGGCCGGGCAGGTCCCCAGCTCACGCGACGTGCCGAGCTCGGTGAACCGGGGTGTGCCGATCGTGCAGGACGACCCGCGTCACCCGGTCAGCCAGGCCGTCACCCGGTTCGCCCGCGACCAGGTGACCGGCAGCACCCAGGAAGGCCGGGAAAGCAGAGAAGGCCGGGAACGCCGGGGGCGCCGGAGGTTCCGGCGGTGA
- a CDS encoding SAF domain-containing protein, producing the protein MGRRTLLLVLSVLLAAIGTAMVALYVREAGQRAARAEATAGYVVAARAIAAGTTIGAGDLTTRVMRVRDQLPTSVTDPAAVIGRAATAGILTGATIDSRQLTRPGARAEAAIRSGELGVDVLLQDPNRAVSLLGVGSTVRVFRTDPQGDVDVLVEQARVISVGGALDDSGTPGPDGANGVAAATVPQAVVGLSVRERVARLLITALGRREPLYFAVVPAGDVTEAGR; encoded by the coding sequence ATGGGCCGGCGCACGCTCCTGCTGGTCCTGTCGGTGCTGCTGGCCGCGATCGGCACCGCGATGGTGGCGCTCTACGTGCGTGAGGCCGGGCAGCGGGCCGCCCGGGCCGAGGCCACCGCCGGCTACGTGGTGGCCGCCCGCGCCATCGCGGCGGGCACCACGATCGGCGCCGGCGACCTGACCACCCGGGTGATGCGGGTGCGCGACCAGCTGCCGACCAGCGTCACCGACCCGGCCGCGGTGATCGGCCGCGCCGCCACCGCCGGCATCCTGACCGGCGCCACGATCGACAGCCGGCAGCTGACCCGGCCCGGCGCCCGGGCCGAGGCCGCCATCCGCAGCGGGGAACTCGGCGTCGACGTGCTGCTGCAAGACCCGAACCGCGCGGTCAGCCTGCTCGGCGTCGGCTCCACGGTGCGGGTGTTCCGCACCGACCCGCAGGGCGACGTGGACGTGCTGGTCGAGCAGGCCCGGGTGATCTCGGTCGGCGGTGCGCTGGACGACTCCGGGACACCCGGTCCGGACGGCGCGAACGGCGTGGCCGCGGCCACCGTGCCGCAGGCCGTGGTCGGGCTGTCGGTGCGGGAGCGGGTCGCCCGGCTGCTGATCACCGCCCTGGGCCGGCGCGAACCGCTGTACTTCGCGGTGGTCCCGGCCGGCGACGTCACGGAGGCCGGCCGGTGA
- a CDS encoding Tad domain-containing protein: MPVRHDTGAVAVVTALAVSTFLFGVAALAVDVGQAYLRQNDLRSLADRLALAGARGLPTISTAVDRLNSTLDAVCASGEESGPLCPPGGITATAWTDGDPGNGEITFTTGDGRPVTSPSTPAPTLRVLLPPATVRFGLAGALGFGSATIQRSAGARIGTPLGSGLLPFTVTPADLTSGRLCVGSARSPGCVRPHPVSLPRQDTADPQTALERNLRTGPDLPLRQGFSDRTDLTQALTRGLLEPEGNRPGRLIGDTGHGTLTLGGHAGIDATDLFTGPTLLDPFHAGTRPLWSLLAQGRPAAPENRGWITAAAVRSHRLAVLPVVDPELMDDGNPLPVTGFRYLWIDRLDLRDGRLTGFTGFLVDPGYLPETVSGSLTVGPYLGAGMPREAVLTGGG; encoded by the coding sequence GTGCCCGTCCGCCACGACACCGGCGCGGTCGCGGTCGTGACCGCCCTGGCCGTGTCGACGTTCCTGTTCGGGGTCGCCGCCCTGGCCGTCGACGTGGGGCAGGCCTACCTGCGGCAGAACGACCTGCGCTCGCTGGCCGACCGGCTGGCCCTGGCCGGCGCCCGGGGGCTGCCCACGATCAGTACGGCCGTGGACCGGCTGAACTCGACCCTCGACGCGGTCTGCGCGTCCGGCGAGGAGAGCGGCCCGCTCTGCCCACCGGGCGGCATCACCGCCACCGCCTGGACCGACGGCGACCCCGGCAACGGCGAGATCACCTTCACCACCGGCGACGGCCGGCCGGTGACCAGCCCCTCCACCCCGGCGCCGACCCTGCGCGTGCTGCTCCCCCCGGCCACCGTGCGGTTCGGCCTGGCCGGGGCCCTCGGGTTCGGCTCCGCCACGATCCAGCGGTCGGCGGGCGCCCGCATCGGCACCCCGCTGGGCTCCGGGCTGCTGCCGTTCACGGTCACCCCGGCGGACCTGACGAGCGGCCGTCTCTGTGTCGGGAGCGCCCGCTCGCCCGGATGCGTGCGTCCTCACCCGGTCTCCCTCCCCCGGCAGGACACCGCAGACCCACAGACGGCGCTGGAGCGCAACCTTCGCACCGGTCCCGACCTCCCTCTGCGGCAGGGCTTCTCCGACCGGACCGACCTCACGCAGGCACTGACCCGCGGCCTCCTGGAACCGGAGGGCAACCGCCCCGGACGGCTGATCGGCGACACCGGCCACGGCACCCTCACCCTCGGCGGCCACGCCGGCATCGACGCCACCGACCTGTTCACCGGCCCCACCCTGCTCGACCCGTTCCACGCCGGAACCCGGCCCCTGTGGTCACTTCTCGCCCAGGGGCGCCCCGCCGCACCGGAGAACCGGGGCTGGATCACCGCAGCCGCCGTCCGCAGTCACCGCCTGGCGGTGCTGCCGGTAGTCGATCCAGAACTGATGGACGACGGAAACCCGCTGCCCGTCACCGGTTTCCGATACCTCTGGATCGACCGGCTCGACCTGCGCGACGGAAGGCTCACCGGGTTCACCGGGTTCCTCGTCGATCCGGGCTACCTGCCGGAGACCGTGTCCGGCTCCCTCACCGTGGGCCCCTACCTGGGAGCCGGGATGCCGCGCGAGGCCGTGCTCACGGGCGGCGGCTGA
- a CDS encoding TadE/TadG family type IV pilus assembly protein, which yields MATGSSGPPDPQGGAVAVEFALVLPLLLMFLFGVIQYGYGLFQLQSFGAALDEAGWEASTGVADCTAFDELLTRSLTEKGLSPGDVGSTRLEWLDPAGRVTDLPQPSGQVRVTATYRPLDLGLPGIPFPRSVVRSSTTGVQSVLSSALTGCAATTPRG from the coding sequence GTGGCCACAGGGTCTTCCGGACCGCCTGATCCGCAGGGCGGTGCCGTCGCCGTCGAATTCGCGCTGGTGCTGCCGCTTCTGCTGATGTTCCTGTTCGGCGTGATCCAGTACGGCTACGGGCTGTTCCAGTTGCAGTCGTTCGGCGCCGCGCTCGACGAGGCCGGGTGGGAGGCCTCCACCGGCGTCGCCGACTGCACCGCGTTCGACGAGCTGCTGACCCGCTCACTCACCGAGAAGGGGCTCAGCCCGGGCGATGTCGGCAGTACCCGGCTGGAGTGGCTCGACCCGGCCGGCCGGGTCACCGATCTACCGCAACCCTCCGGCCAGGTCCGGGTCACCGCCACCTACCGGCCCCTCGACCTCGGCCTGCCCGGCATCCCGTTCCCCCGCAGCGTCGTGCGCAGTTCCACCACGGGCGTGCAGAGCGTGCTGAGCTCCGCCCTGACCGGCTGCGCCGCCACCACCCCGAGAGGCTGA
- a CDS encoding AMP-dependent synthetase/ligase, translating to MREIIVPRSFPLEAEENLCDIVVGNAEKRPTHVAFRRQVPEGWQDVTSAEFLGEVVAAAKGLVALGVQAGDRVALMARTRYEWTLLDTAVWFAGAVTVPVYETSSAEQVRWILSDSGAVAIVVETAAHREIVGQLRPDLPGLREVLTIDDGAVPTLGELGAETADEVIHERRALATGESVATLIYTSGTTGRPKGCELTHANFIAGSRAAAVGFGDLVNDQASTLLFLPLAHVFARYIQAMCIVTGAAMAHTPSTATLLDDLDSFKPTFLLAVPRVFEKIYNGAEAKATASGRGKIFGRAAQVAIRYSQSLDAGGPGLGLRLQHALFDKLVYGKLRTATGGRLRGSVSGGAPLGKDLSHFFRGVGLPVLEGWGLTETTAPVSCNTLAHNKIGTVGRPLQGVGVRLGENDEIEVRGINVMRGYANNPQASADALHDGWFSTGDLGSIDDEGFVSITGRKKEIIVTANGKNVIPAVLEDGMRGHPLISQCIVVGDQKPYIAALITLDVEMLPIWLANRGKPAMDVAAAAQDPDVLAELQSAVDKANTLVSRAESVRKFHVLTTDFTEQSGHLTPKQSLKRQAILKDYAGELEKLYG from the coding sequence GTGCGCGAGATCATCGTCCCCAGGTCGTTTCCCCTCGAAGCCGAGGAGAACCTCTGCGACATCGTGGTGGGCAACGCCGAGAAACGGCCCACCCATGTGGCGTTCCGCCGCCAGGTGCCGGAGGGCTGGCAGGACGTCACGTCCGCCGAGTTCCTCGGCGAGGTGGTCGCCGCGGCCAAGGGCCTGGTCGCCCTCGGCGTGCAGGCCGGCGACCGGGTGGCGCTGATGGCCCGCACCCGCTACGAGTGGACGCTGCTCGACACCGCCGTCTGGTTCGCGGGCGCCGTCACGGTGCCGGTCTACGAGACCTCGTCGGCCGAGCAGGTGCGGTGGATCCTGTCCGACTCCGGCGCCGTGGCGATCGTGGTGGAGACGGCGGCGCACCGCGAGATCGTCGGTCAGCTGCGGCCCGACCTGCCCGGCCTGCGCGAGGTGCTGACCATCGACGACGGTGCCGTGCCCACGCTCGGCGAGCTGGGGGCCGAGACCGCCGACGAGGTGATCCACGAGCGCCGCGCGCTCGCCACCGGCGAGTCGGTGGCCACGCTGATCTACACCTCCGGCACCACCGGCCGGCCGAAGGGCTGTGAGCTCACCCACGCCAACTTCATCGCCGGTTCCCGGGCCGCCGCCGTGGGTTTCGGCGACCTGGTGAACGACCAGGCCAGCACCCTGCTGTTCCTGCCCCTGGCGCACGTGTTCGCCCGCTACATCCAGGCCATGTGCATCGTCACCGGCGCCGCCATGGCGCACACGCCGAGCACTGCCACCCTGCTCGACGACCTGGACAGCTTCAAGCCGACGTTCCTGCTGGCCGTGCCCCGGGTGTTCGAGAAGATCTACAACGGCGCCGAGGCCAAGGCCACCGCCTCCGGCCGGGGCAAGATCTTCGGCCGGGCCGCGCAGGTGGCCATCCGCTACAGCCAGTCGCTCGACGCCGGCGGCCCGGGTCTGGGCCTGCGCTTGCAGCACGCGCTCTTCGACAAGCTGGTCTACGGCAAGCTGCGCACGGCCACCGGCGGGCGGCTGCGCGGCTCGGTGTCCGGCGGGGCCCCGCTGGGCAAAGACCTCAGTCACTTCTTCCGCGGCGTCGGGCTGCCGGTGCTGGAGGGCTGGGGGCTCACCGAGACCACCGCTCCGGTCAGCTGCAACACCCTGGCGCACAACAAGATCGGCACGGTCGGCCGGCCCTTGCAAGGGGTCGGGGTGCGGCTCGGCGAGAACGACGAGATCGAGGTGCGGGGCATCAACGTGATGCGCGGCTACGCCAACAACCCGCAGGCCAGCGCCGACGCGCTGCACGACGGCTGGTTCTCCACCGGTGACCTCGGCTCGATCGACGACGAGGGTTTCGTGTCGATCACCGGCCGCAAGAAAGAAATCATCGTCACGGCCAACGGCAAGAACGTGATCCCCGCCGTGCTCGAAGACGGCATGCGGGGGCATCCCCTGATCTCGCAGTGCATCGTGGTCGGCGACCAGAAGCCGTACATCGCGGCCCTGATCACGCTCGACGTGGAGATGCTGCCGATCTGGCTGGCCAACCGCGGCAAGCCGGCCATGGACGTGGCCGCGGCCGCCCAGGACCCGGATGTGCTGGCGGAGCTCCAGAGCGCGGTGGACAAGGCCAACACCCTGGTCAGCCGGGCCGAGTCGGTGCGCAAGTTCCACGTGCTCACCACCGACTTCACCGAGCAGTCCGGCCATCTCACGCCGAAGCAGAGCCTGAAGCGCCAGGCCATCCTGAAGGACTACGCCGGCGAGCTGGAGAAGCTCTACGGGTGA